A genomic region of Candidatus Pseudomonas phytovorans contains the following coding sequences:
- a CDS encoding DUF3313 domain-containing protein yields MKSLPRITLLCAALLAVTACSSNRVDPKDYSGFLKDYSRLQEAKSPSGDPVMRWIDPKVNINQYSQVFIEPSQFYPKPQPTAVITQQTLGEITRYFNEALRREIGSVMPLAQGPGPGVIVVRPAITAVSTSNEGLKPYEVIPIALIAAGVNTATGGRDQDVDVGVEAAFLDGASQKVLAQVVRKGAGQELENDTQKLTLNDVKPVLDGWAKDMRASFLEAKQKAR; encoded by the coding sequence ATGAAATCACTGCCTCGCATTACCCTGTTGTGCGCCGCATTGCTTGCCGTGACCGCCTGCTCCAGCAATCGCGTGGACCCCAAGGATTATTCCGGCTTCCTCAAGGATTACAGCCGGTTGCAGGAAGCCAAGAGCCCGTCCGGTGACCCGGTGATGCGCTGGATCGACCCCAAGGTCAATATCAACCAGTACAGCCAGGTGTTCATCGAGCCCAGCCAGTTCTACCCCAAGCCGCAGCCGACAGCGGTTATCACGCAGCAGACGCTGGGGGAAATCACCCGCTACTTCAATGAAGCCCTGCGTCGTGAAATCGGCAGCGTGATGCCGCTCGCCCAAGGCCCCGGCCCGGGTGTGATCGTGGTGCGCCCGGCAATCACGGCAGTGTCCACCAGTAATGAAGGGCTCAAACCCTACGAAGTGATCCCCATCGCGCTGATCGCGGCAGGCGTGAACACCGCAACGGGCGGCCGTGACCAGGATGTGGATGTGGGGGTGGAGGCAGCGTTCCTCGATGGGGCCAGCCAGAAGGTACTGGCCCAGGTGGTACGCAAAGGTGCGGGCCAGGAGCTGGAGAACGATACCCAGAAGCTGACTCTGAATGACGTCAAACCGGTGCTGGATGGCTGGGCCAAGGACATGCGCGCGAGCTTCCTGGAAGCGAAGCAGAAAGCCCGCTAA
- a CDS encoding glutamine synthetase family protein, with product MNAPFDQLYTWLKEHRITEVECVISDLTGIARGKIAPTAKFLHERGMRLPESVLLQTVTGDYVDDDIYYNLLDAADIDMVCRPDPSAVYQIPWAIEPTAIVIHDTFDKQGNPIELSPRNVLKKVLKLYADKGWQPIVAPEMEFYLTKRCEDPDLPLQVPLGRSGRAESGRQSFSIDAANEFDPLFEDVYDWCEIQGLDLDTLIHEDGPAQMEINFRHGDALDLADQITVFKRTMREAALKHNVAATFMAKPITDEPGSAMHLHQSVVDIATGKPIFANEDGSMSQLFLHHIGGLQKYIPKLLPMFAPNVNSFRRFLPDTSAPVNVEWGEENRTAGLRVPTSSPEAMRVENRLPGADANPYLAIAASLLCGYLGMVEKLDPSAPVQGRAYERRNLRLPITIEDALQHMEDCETVQQYLGKQFVQGYVAVKRAEHENYKRVISSWEREFLMMSV from the coding sequence ATGAACGCCCCCTTCGATCAGCTGTACACCTGGCTGAAAGAACACCGCATCACCGAAGTCGAATGCGTGATCAGCGACCTGACCGGCATTGCCCGCGGCAAGATCGCGCCCACCGCCAAGTTCCTCCACGAGCGGGGTATGCGCTTGCCCGAGAGCGTGTTGCTGCAGACGGTCACCGGCGACTACGTTGACGATGACATCTACTACAACCTTCTCGATGCCGCCGACATCGACATGGTCTGCCGCCCAGACCCCTCCGCCGTGTACCAGATCCCGTGGGCGATCGAGCCGACCGCGATCGTGATCCACGATACCTTCGACAAGCAAGGCAACCCCATCGAGCTGTCGCCGCGCAACGTGTTGAAGAAGGTGCTCAAGCTTTACGCCGACAAAGGCTGGCAGCCAATCGTGGCGCCCGAGATGGAGTTCTACCTGACCAAGCGCTGCGAAGACCCGGACTTGCCACTGCAGGTGCCACTGGGCCGTTCCGGGCGCGCCGAAAGCGGCCGCCAGTCGTTCTCGATTGACGCTGCCAACGAATTCGACCCGCTGTTCGAGGACGTTTACGACTGGTGCGAGATCCAGGGTCTGGACCTGGATACGCTGATTCACGAAGACGGCCCGGCGCAGATGGAAATCAACTTCCGCCACGGCGACGCGCTGGACCTGGCCGACCAGATCACCGTGTTCAAGCGCACCATGCGCGAAGCGGCGCTCAAGCACAACGTGGCCGCCACGTTCATGGCCAAACCGATCACCGACGAGCCAGGCAGTGCCATGCACCTGCACCAGAGCGTGGTCGACATCGCCACGGGCAAGCCGATCTTCGCCAATGAAGACGGCAGCATGAGCCAGCTGTTCCTGCACCACATCGGCGGTTTGCAGAAGTACATCCCCAAACTGCTGCCGATGTTCGCGCCCAACGTCAACTCGTTCCGCCGCTTCCTGCCAGACACCTCGGCGCCGGTGAACGTCGAGTGGGGTGAAGAAAACCGCACCGCCGGCCTGCGCGTGCCCACCTCCAGCCCAGAGGCAATGCGCGTGGAAAACCGCCTGCCGGGCGCCGATGCCAACCCGTACCTGGCCATCGCTGCCAGCTTGCTGTGCGGCTACCTGGGCATGGTCGAGAAACTGGACCCCAGCGCGCCCGTACAAGGCCGTGCCTACGAACGGCGCAACCTGCGCCTGCCAATCACCATCGAAGACGCCCTGCAGCACATGGAAGACTGCGAGACCGTGCAGCAGTACCTGGGCAAACAGTTCGTCCAGGGCTATGTGGCCGTCAAACGTGCCGAGCATGAGAACTACAAGCGGGTCATCAGTTCCTGGGAGCGTGAGTTCCTGATGATGAGCGTCTGA
- a CDS encoding L-serine ammonia-lyase, which produces MAISVFDLFKIGIGPSSSHTVGPMRAAATFAQALREQGLLARVTRVEVRLYGSLSATGVGHATDRACLLGLMGQWPDRVDPATIESRIGQVLQEHCLMLDGSHPLAFEYGRDMLLLDENLPYHPNAMSLEAMDGQGSLLHQTYYSVGGGFIVEQAELDAPAGESNAIELPYEFDSAAQLLALCKAHSLSVAQLMMANELAWRPEAEVREGLLRIWAAMRECVDNGLRNEGILPGGLHVKRRAARLHRSLQELGKPNVIGSTLSAMEWVNLFALAVNEENAAGGRMVTAPTNGAAGIIPAVLHYYMKFNPTVCDADVVDFLLAAAAVGILCKKNASISGAEVGCQGEVGSACSMAAAGLAQLLGATPPQLENAAEIALEHNLGLTCDPVGGLVQVPCIERNAIAAVKAINAVQMALRGDGEHFISLDRVIRTMRDTGADMHANYKETSRGGLAVAFVEC; this is translated from the coding sequence ATGGCTATCAGTGTTTTCGACCTTTTCAAAATCGGCATCGGGCCGTCCAGCTCTCACACCGTCGGCCCGATGCGGGCAGCGGCGACGTTTGCCCAGGCCCTGCGTGAGCAGGGGCTGCTGGCGCGGGTAACGCGCGTTGAAGTGCGGTTGTATGGCTCACTGTCGGCCACCGGGGTTGGCCACGCCACCGATCGTGCCTGCCTGCTCGGCCTGATGGGCCAGTGGCCGGACCGTGTCGACCCGGCCACCATCGAGTCGCGCATTGGCCAGGTACTGCAGGAGCATTGCCTGATGCTGGATGGCAGCCACCCGCTGGCATTCGAATATGGCCGTGACATGTTGCTGCTCGACGAGAACCTGCCTTACCACCCCAATGCCATGAGCCTGGAAGCGATGGACGGCCAAGGCAGCCTGCTGCACCAGACCTACTATTCGGTGGGCGGCGGCTTCATCGTCGAGCAAGCCGAACTCGACGCCCCGGCAGGCGAAAGCAACGCCATTGAGCTGCCTTATGAGTTCGACAGCGCTGCCCAGTTGCTGGCCTTGTGCAAAGCCCACAGCTTGAGCGTGGCGCAATTGATGATGGCTAACGAACTTGCCTGGCGCCCGGAAGCGGAAGTACGTGAAGGCCTGCTGCGCATCTGGGCGGCCATGCGTGAGTGCGTTGATAACGGCCTGCGCAATGAAGGCATCCTGCCTGGCGGGCTGCACGTCAAACGCCGCGCCGCTCGGCTGCACCGCAGCCTGCAGGAGCTGGGCAAGCCCAACGTGATTGGCTCTACCCTCAGCGCCATGGAGTGGGTGAACCTGTTCGCCCTGGCGGTCAATGAAGAGAACGCGGCAGGCGGGCGCATGGTCACAGCGCCCACCAATGGTGCGGCTGGCATTATCCCGGCGGTGCTGCACTACTACATGAAGTTCAACCCTACGGTTTGCGATGCAGATGTAGTGGACTTCCTGTTGGCGGCAGCGGCGGTTGGCATCCTGTGCAAGAAGAACGCATCGATTTCGGGGGCTGAGGTGGGCTGCCAGGGTGAAGTGGGCTCGGCCTGCTCGATGGCTGCCGCTGGCCTGGCCCAGCTCTTGGGGGCAACGCCGCCGCAACTGGAGAACGCGGCCGAGATTGCTCTGGAACACAACCTTGGGCTGACCTGCGATCCAGTGGGTGGCTTGGTGCAGGTGCCTTGCATCGAGCGCAATGCGATTGCGGCGGTGAAGGCGATCAACGCCGTGCAGATGGCGTTGCGTGGAGATGGTGAGCATTTCATCTCGCTCGACCGGGTAATCCGCACCATGCGTGATACCGGGGCGGATATGCATGCCAACTACAAAGAGACCTCGCGCGGCGGTTTGGCAGTAGCTTTTGTAGAGTGCTGA
- a CDS encoding type II toxin-antitoxin system RelE/ParE family toxin, with protein sequence MEIFKRKDFARWQAAHRLSDAMLCKAVEEMCRGLVDASLGGELFKKRVAAHCAGKRSGYRTLLSVRIGDRCVFLHGFAKSDKANITHEEQKALRFAGKVFLDLSPVALCRALQAGVLMEVDCEQQTG encoded by the coding sequence ATGGAGATCTTCAAGCGCAAGGATTTTGCGCGTTGGCAGGCTGCTCACAGGCTGAGTGACGCGATGCTCTGCAAGGCAGTAGAGGAAATGTGCCGAGGCTTGGTCGATGCAAGCCTGGGCGGTGAATTGTTCAAGAAGCGTGTGGCGGCGCATTGTGCGGGTAAGCGCAGCGGTTATCGAACCCTGCTCTCTGTTCGTATAGGTGATCGATGTGTTTTCTTGCATGGCTTTGCTAAAAGCGACAAGGCAAATATTACGCATGAAGAGCAGAAAGCGCTGCGATTCGCGGGTAAGGTGTTTCTGGATTTATCACCGGTAGCGCTCTGTCGGGCGTTGCAAGCAGGTGTGTTGATGGAGGTAGATTGTGAGCAGCAAACTGGTTGA
- a CDS encoding DNA-binding transcriptional regulator, which translates to MSSKLVESLREDLVALHDAGAIGKLTLRDYEALCPAPVRDFSALDIRRLRERLNFSQPVFAMHLHTSASTVRKWEQGETSPSGPALKLLNVIKNKGLQVLL; encoded by the coding sequence GTGAGCAGCAAACTGGTTGAATCGTTACGTGAGGACCTTGTCGCCCTTCATGACGCCGGCGCGATAGGCAAGCTTACGCTTCGTGATTACGAAGCGTTGTGCCCGGCGCCGGTCCGAGATTTCAGTGCTCTGGACATACGCCGTTTGCGTGAGAGACTCAATTTCAGTCAGCCGGTATTTGCGATGCATCTGCACACCAGCGCTTCGACCGTACGCAAGTGGGAACAGGGCGAAACAAGCCCTTCAGGACCAGCCTTGAAGCTATTGAATGTGATCAAAAACAAAGGATTGCAGGTTCTTCTTTAA
- a CDS encoding polyamine ABC transporter substrate-binding protein, with amino-acid sequence MRHLQALIPAAFTLLFATTTHATPSVSVYNWTDYIGDTTLADFQASSGIKVVYDVFDSNETLEGKLLAGRTGYDVVVPSNHFLARQAQAGAFLPLDRSKLPNWQHLDPKLLKQLEQNDPGNQYAVPYLWGTNGIGYNVEKVKAALGVDHIDSWAVLFEPENLKKLKQCGVAFMDSPDELFPAILNYLGLDPRSEKPADYAKAEARLLELRPYITYFHSSKYVSDLANGDVCVAFGYSGDVFQAANRAVEAKNGVKVAYSIPKEGSNLWFDLLAIPKDASNPDQALAFINYLLDPKVIAKVSATVGYANANPDAKAYMDASLVHNPEIYPPQDVLDKLYISSTPSPQIMRVMTRSWSKIKSNR; translated from the coding sequence ATGCGTCATCTGCAAGCCCTGATCCCCGCTGCATTCACCCTGCTGTTCGCCACCACTACCCACGCCACTCCTTCGGTGAGCGTGTACAACTGGACCGACTACATCGGTGACACCACCCTGGCCGACTTCCAGGCCAGCAGCGGCATCAAGGTGGTCTATGACGTGTTCGACTCCAACGAAACCCTGGAAGGCAAGCTGTTGGCCGGGCGCACCGGCTATGACGTGGTGGTACCCTCCAACCACTTCCTTGCCCGCCAGGCCCAGGCTGGCGCCTTTCTGCCACTGGACCGCAGCAAGCTGCCGAACTGGCAACACCTGGACCCCAAGCTGCTCAAACAGCTTGAACAGAACGACCCCGGCAACCAGTACGCGGTGCCCTATCTGTGGGGCACCAACGGCATCGGCTACAACGTAGAGAAGGTCAAGGCGGCACTGGGCGTTGACCATATCGATTCATGGGCGGTGCTGTTCGAGCCCGAAAACCTGAAAAAGCTCAAGCAGTGCGGCGTCGCCTTCATGGACTCGCCCGACGAACTGTTCCCGGCGATCCTCAACTACCTGGGCCTGGACCCGCGCAGCGAAAAACCGGCCGACTACGCCAAGGCCGAAGCCCGCTTGCTGGAATTGCGCCCCTACATCACCTACTTCCATTCATCCAAATACGTGTCCGACCTGGCCAATGGCGATGTCTGCGTGGCCTTCGGCTACTCCGGAGACGTGTTCCAGGCCGCCAACCGCGCCGTGGAGGCGAAGAACGGCGTGAAAGTCGCCTACAGCATCCCCAAGGAAGGCAGCAACCTCTGGTTCGATCTGCTGGCCATCCCCAAGGACGCCAGCAACCCCGACCAGGCCCTGGCCTTCATCAATTACCTGCTCGACCCGAAAGTGATCGCCAAAGTCAGTGCCACGGTCGGCTATGCCAACGCCAACCCGGACGCCAAGGCCTACATGGATGCATCACTGGTGCATAACCCCGAGATCTATCCACCCCAGGACGTGCTGGACAAGCTGTACATCTCCAGCACCCCGAGCCCGCAGATCATGCGTGTCATGACCCGCTCCTGGAGCAAGATCAAGTCCAACCGCTGA
- a CDS encoding FAD-binding oxidoreductase, with amino-acid sequence MSFDSRHTPSYYAATARNAAPYPSLDGELTADVCVVGGGLTGVNTALELAERGLSVVLLEGRRIGWGASGRNGGQLIRGIGHDVSGFTRHVGQEGVHYLKQAGIDSVALVASRIAQYGIACDLRWGFCELANTPDQFATFKHEQDDLAALGYRPETRLVGPGQLHEIVASDQYAGGLVDMGSGHLHPLDLVQGEARAAHGLGVRIFEQSPVLRIEHGPRVTLHTAQGKVRASSLVLGCNAHLDELEPRLSGKVLPAGSYVVATEPLPEALATALIPQNMALCDQKVGLDYYRLTADRRLLFGGACHYSGRDPKDIAAYMRPKVLKVFPQLANVRIDYQWGGMIGITANRFPQVGRLSQHPNVYYAQGYSGHGLNVTHWTAKLLAESIALGHSQGLDVFSAVPHLTFPGGKALRSPLLALGMLWYRLREALG; translated from the coding sequence ATGTCTTTCGATTCCCGACACACTCCTTCGTACTACGCTGCCACGGCACGCAACGCAGCGCCCTACCCTAGCCTGGACGGCGAACTGACAGCCGATGTGTGCGTGGTCGGCGGCGGGTTGACCGGTGTCAACACTGCCCTGGAACTGGCTGAGCGCGGCTTGTCGGTGGTGCTGCTTGAGGGCCGGCGCATTGGCTGGGGCGCCAGCGGGCGCAATGGCGGCCAACTGATTCGCGGCATTGGCCATGACGTCAGCGGCTTTACCCGGCATGTCGGCCAGGAAGGCGTGCACTACCTGAAGCAGGCCGGGATCGATTCGGTGGCGCTGGTGGCCAGCCGCATCGCCCAGTACGGCATCGCTTGCGACCTACGCTGGGGGTTCTGTGAACTGGCCAACACACCCGACCAGTTCGCCACATTCAAGCACGAGCAGGATGACCTGGCAGCACTTGGCTATCGCCCTGAAACCCGCCTGGTAGGCCCTGGGCAATTGCATGAAATCGTCGCCAGCGACCAGTACGCCGGCGGCCTGGTAGATATGGGCTCGGGCCATCTGCACCCACTCGACCTGGTCCAGGGCGAAGCCCGTGCCGCCCATGGCCTGGGTGTACGCATCTTTGAGCAAAGCCCCGTGCTGCGTATCGAGCACGGCCCCCGCGTAACCTTGCACACGGCCCAAGGCAAAGTGCGGGCAAGTAGCCTGGTGCTGGGTTGCAACGCTCACCTCGATGAGCTGGAGCCACGGCTGAGCGGCAAGGTGCTACCGGCCGGCAGCTACGTGGTGGCCACCGAGCCATTGCCCGAGGCACTGGCTACTGCCCTGATCCCGCAGAACATGGCGCTGTGCGACCAAAAAGTTGGCCTGGATTACTATCGACTCACAGCGGACCGCCGTCTGCTGTTCGGCGGCGCCTGCCACTACTCCGGCCGCGACCCCAAGGACATCGCAGCCTACATGCGGCCCAAGGTGCTGAAGGTGTTCCCGCAACTGGCCAACGTGCGCATCGATTACCAGTGGGGCGGCATGATCGGCATCACCGCCAACCGCTTCCCCCAGGTCGGGCGCCTGAGCCAGCACCCGAACGTCTATTACGCCCAGGGCTATTCCGGGCACGGGCTGAACGTGACGCACTGGACGGCGAAACTGCTGGCCGAAAGCATCGCCCTCGGCCACAGCCAAGGCCTGGATGTGTTCAGCGCCGTGCCCCACCTGACTTTCCCAGGCGGCAAGGCGCTGCGCTCGCCGCTGCTGGCCTTGGGTATGCTGTGGTATCGATTACGAGAAGCGCTCGGTTGA